The Patescibacteria group bacterium genome includes a window with the following:
- the rplK gene encoding 50S ribosomal protein L11 yields the protein MAKKVKVVIKVNLKGGEATPAPPLGPALGQHGVAIMDFVKAYNDRTKDMKGQVVPAVITIYEDRSFDFEIKKAPVSEMIKKELGLEKGSGQALRETIGTLTKEQLEKIAKEKIDDFNTDDLEAAKRIVAGTARSMGVKVEE from the coding sequence ATGGCAAAGAAAGTAAAGGTTGTAATCAAAGTGAATCTAAAAGGAGGAGAAGCAACTCCAGCTCCCCCATTGGGGCCGGCTTTAGGACAACATGGTGTTGCTATTATGGATTTCGTTAAGGCCTACAACGACAGGACTAAAGATATGAAAGGCCAAGTTGTCCCAGCTGTAATTACTATTTATGAGGACAGATCATTTGATTTTGAGATTAAAAAGGCTCCAGTTTCAGAAATGATTAAAAAAGAACTTGGTCTTGAGAAAGGCTCAGGTCAGGCATTAAGAGAAACAATTGGCACATTGACTAAAGAACAGCTTGAAAAAATTGCCAAAGAGAAAATAGATGATTTTAATACTGACGATCTTGAAGCAGCCAAAAGAATTGTTGCTGGAACAGCAAGAAGCATGGGGGTTAAGGTAGAAGAATAA
- the rplL gene encoding 50S ribosomal protein L7/L12, whose amino-acid sequence MAEEKQSKTVEELVEKIASLSVLELSELTKALQEKLGVSAMPVAAAAAAPAAGSADQAQAEGNSDSAGGANQTLVMTNAGANKIAVIKALREINQNLTLMDAKGMTENVPAEILKDAKAEDVKAAADKLKAAGATVEIK is encoded by the coding sequence ATGGCAGAAGAAAAACAATCAAAAACAGTTGAAGAATTAGTTGAAAAAATTGCAAGCCTTTCAGTTTTGGAGCTCTCAGAATTAACTAAAGCTTTGCAGGAAAAACTTGGTGTTTCTGCAATGCCTGTTGCCGCCGCTGCTGCTGCACCTGCTGCCGGAAGCGCTGATCAGGCACAAGCTGAAGGAAATTCTGATAGTGCAGGCGGCGCAAACCAAACTTTGGTTATGACCAATGCCGGTGCAAATAAGATTGCTGTTATCAAAGCTCTTCGCGAGATCAATCAGAATTTGACCCTAATGGACGCAAAAGGAATGACTGAAAATGTTCCTGCTGAGATCTTAAAAGATGCCAAAGCAGAGGATGTTAAGGCTGCAGCTGACAAACTAAAAGCAGCTGGTGCAACTGTTGAGATTAAATAA
- the rplJ gene encoding 50S ribosomal protein L10 → MKRTEKTLFVENLKEELKSSTSVVLIDFQGLSVKLQQDLKKRLKEVGAKMVVVKNTLFKIASKGANMPEEITSDTVLCGPSAIVITEGDPIAPLQVLAKFASEFEIPQFKVGVVEGKFQDKENLIALSKLPSKNVLLGQALGSISSPLYGIVATLQNNLQKLVFILDQASKK, encoded by the coding sequence ATGAAAAGAACTGAAAAAACATTGTTTGTAGAAAACCTAAAAGAAGAGCTAAAAAGCTCAACTTCTGTGGTGCTGATTGACTTTCAAGGCCTTTCAGTAAAGCTCCAGCAGGATTTGAAAAAAAGACTCAAAGAAGTTGGCGCCAAGATGGTTGTTGTCAAAAACACCCTCTTTAAAATCGCTTCAAAAGGCGCCAATATGCCAGAGGAAATCACATCAGACACTGTCCTTTGCGGCCCAAGCGCTATTGTTATTACAGAAGGTGATCCAATCGCTCCACTTCAAGTTTTAGCCAAATTCGCAAGCGAATTTGAAATTCCTCAATTTAAAGTAGGAGTAGTTGAAGGAAAATTCCAAGATAAAGAAAATTTAATTGCTCTTTCAAAGCTTCCTTCCAAAAATGTCCTTTTGGGTCAAGCACTTGGCAGCATCTCCTCCCCTCTTTATGGAATTGTTGCTACTTTACAAAACAACTTACAGAAATTGGTTTTTATATTAGATCAAGCAAGTAAAAAATAA
- the nusG gene encoding transcription termination/antitermination protein NusG, with the protein MTKAKEEKKEEQTQDQPVKVVGHFVINKEENPLARWYVVHTASGHEMRVAETLKQRVESMGFERNVFELMVPTQDRVVIRSGKKSTVKEKILPGYLLVKMIMDDATWLAVRTTPGVTGFVGAGKSPTPLSEKEVETILKFISTPAKRFKTRFSTGEAVKIVDGPFSGFLGSISEMDEERGKVKVLVSIFGRETPVELDFLQIQKV; encoded by the coding sequence ATGACAAAAGCAAAAGAAGAAAAAAAAGAAGAACAAACACAAGATCAGCCAGTTAAAGTTGTAGGGCATTTTGTAATCAACAAAGAGGAAAATCCTCTTGCACGCTGGTATGTGGTTCACACTGCTTCAGGGCATGAAATGCGAGTTGCTGAGACCTTAAAACAAAGAGTTGAGTCAATGGGTTTTGAAAGAAATGTCTTTGAACTAATGGTCCCAACTCAAGACAGAGTCGTTATAAGAAGCGGTAAAAAATCGACTGTAAAAGAAAAGATTCTCCCTGGTTATCTTTTGGTTAAAATGATTATGGATGATGCAACTTGGCTTGCTGTCAGAACCACCCCGGGAGTGACAGGATTTGTTGGTGCTGGCAAAAGTCCTACCCCATTAAGTGAAAAGGAAGTAGAAACCATTCTCAAATTTATCTCAACACCGGCAAAAAGGTTCAAAACCAGATTTTCAACTGGAGAGGCGGTCAAAATTGTCGACGGGCCATTTTCAGGATTCTTGGGTTCGATTAGCGAAATGGATGAAGAGCGTGGTAAAGTCAAAGTTTTGGTCTCCATCTTCGGCCGCGAGACTCCAGTCGAGCTTGATTTCTTGCAAATTCAAAAAGTCTAA